Proteins encoded in a region of the Microvirgula aerodenitrificans DSM 15089 genome:
- a CDS encoding phage tail sheath C-terminal domain-containing protein produces the protein MASPNISFDSIPASIRKPGKYFEFNTKLAVRTLPGNLQKVLAIGQRLATGTQPALAPVDVFSDEQAAQLFGRGSAAHLMARAAITANPYLQLTVIAVDDAEAAVAATGTVTVTGPATGAGVVSLSVGATRVDVAVVSGDTAAAIATALKVALDKKADLPLTATVEAGVLTLAARHKGSFGNGIVLKSAVTAPGVSATVVAMAHGAVDPDLAPALAAVVAGGHNLIVSPLADSVSLGAIRDHLEFVSGPMEQRGAVGVFGHAGSLASGSTLAGLINSGRVTGAWHRGSVRLPAEIAAGYAAVLAFEEDPARPLNTLEIKGLDVTGIDQWPSRTEQENALYHGLTPLEVGPGDRVQIVRAISTYTRDPQGVDDVALLDITTIRTLDYVRKACRERISLRFPREKLSERTPDKVRSELLDVLYKLEELEIVEAVDANKAGLIVERDSQDVNRLDAKIPVDVVNGLHVFAGRIDLLL, from the coding sequence ATGGCCAGCCCGAACATCAGTTTCGACAGCATCCCGGCCAGCATCCGCAAACCGGGCAAGTATTTCGAGTTCAACACCAAACTGGCCGTGCGCACCCTGCCGGGCAACCTGCAGAAGGTACTGGCCATCGGCCAGCGCCTGGCCACCGGCACCCAGCCGGCGCTGGCACCGGTCGACGTGTTCAGTGACGAGCAGGCCGCACAGCTGTTCGGTCGCGGTTCCGCCGCCCACCTGATGGCGCGCGCCGCCATCACCGCCAATCCGTACCTGCAACTGACCGTGATCGCCGTCGACGACGCCGAAGCCGCCGTGGCTGCCACCGGCACCGTCACCGTGACCGGTCCGGCTACCGGCGCCGGCGTGGTCAGCCTGTCGGTCGGTGCGACCCGCGTCGACGTCGCCGTCGTCAGCGGCGACACCGCTGCCGCCATCGCCACCGCGCTCAAGGTCGCGCTGGACAAGAAGGCCGACCTGCCGCTGACCGCCACGGTCGAAGCCGGCGTGCTGACGCTGGCCGCCCGCCACAAGGGCAGCTTCGGCAACGGCATCGTGCTGAAGAGCGCGGTTACCGCCCCGGGCGTGTCCGCCACCGTGGTGGCGATGGCCCATGGCGCCGTCGATCCGGACCTGGCGCCGGCCCTGGCCGCCGTCGTGGCTGGCGGTCACAACCTGATCGTCAGCCCGCTGGCCGACAGCGTCAGCCTGGGTGCGATCCGCGACCACCTGGAGTTCGTCTCCGGTCCGATGGAACAGCGCGGCGCGGTCGGCGTGTTCGGCCATGCCGGCAGCCTGGCCAGCGGCTCCACCCTGGCCGGCCTGATCAACAGCGGCCGCGTCACCGGTGCCTGGCACCGTGGCTCGGTGCGCCTGCCGGCTGAAATCGCCGCCGGCTACGCCGCCGTGCTCGCCTTCGAGGAAGACCCGGCCCGCCCGCTGAACACCCTGGAAATCAAGGGCCTGGACGTGACCGGCATCGACCAGTGGCCGAGTCGCACCGAACAGGAAAACGCGCTGTACCACGGCCTGACCCCGCTGGAAGTCGGCCCCGGCGACCGCGTGCAGATCGTGCGTGCCATCAGCACCTACACCCGCGACCCGCAAGGCGTCGACGACGTGGCGCTGCTCGACATCACCACCATCCGCACCCTGGACTACGTCCGCAAGGCCTGCCGCGAACGCATCAGCCTGCGCTTCCCGCGCGAAAAGCTCAGCGAGCGCACGCCGGACAAGGTCCGCTCCGAGCTGCTGGACGTGCTCTACAAGCTGGAAGAGCTGGAAATCGTCGAAGCGGTGGACGCCAACAAGGCCGGCCTGATCGTCGAACGCGACAGCCAGGACGTGAACCGCCTCGACGCCAAGATCCCGGTCGACGTGGTCAACGGTCTGCACGTGTTCGCCGGTCGCATCGACCTGCTGCTGTAA
- a CDS encoding DUF1834 family protein encodes MILIRTENAIIERLRQGLGQLVREVGSYGGELDESLPDAIRRFPAAWVTFGGISQTVAHGTSRQKFRATGQFVVMVADRSVRGEAAGRHGGAGPGEVGSYPLVYAVRRLLSGQDLGLPIDALLPGRVRSLSGVQTSAQALSVFACDFQTAWIEDALPRGHWPSPQHPAEPDRIFAQYAGRLEQPAPDWLRTGLDYHLTPDDGVADARDLISTRSEA; translated from the coding sequence ATGATCCTGATCCGGACCGAGAACGCCATCATCGAGCGACTGCGGCAGGGGCTGGGACAACTGGTGCGCGAGGTCGGCAGCTATGGCGGCGAACTGGACGAATCGCTGCCGGACGCAATCCGTCGCTTTCCGGCCGCGTGGGTGACCTTCGGCGGCATCAGCCAGACCGTAGCGCACGGCACCAGCCGGCAGAAATTCAGGGCGACCGGGCAGTTCGTGGTCATGGTCGCCGACCGCAGTGTGCGTGGCGAGGCCGCCGGCCGCCATGGCGGCGCCGGTCCGGGCGAAGTCGGCAGCTATCCGCTGGTCTACGCGGTGCGCCGGCTGCTGTCGGGCCAGGACCTTGGCCTGCCGATCGATGCGCTGCTGCCGGGCCGCGTGCGTTCGCTGTCCGGCGTGCAGACCAGCGCCCAGGCGCTGTCGGTATTCGCTTGCGATTTCCAGACCGCCTGGATCGAGGACGCGCTGCCGCGCGGCCACTGGCCTTCCCCGCAACACCCGGCCGAGCCGGACAGGATTTTTGCGCAATACGCCGGCCGGCTGGAACAGCCCGCCCCGGACTGGTTGCGTACCGGACTCGACTACCACCTGACCCCGGACGATGGCGTCGCCGACGCCCGGGATCTCATTTCCACCAGGAGCGAAGCATGA
- a CDS encoding gp436 family protein, which yields MYATQDDMVLRFGAAEVIALTDRNNSGRIDDAVLARALDSASSEIDGYLAVRYPLPFATTPKILTGYACDIARYRLCGAATQTSLDIRERFRDAQRFLELVAAGTLTLGRLPAGGSTQP from the coding sequence GTGTACGCGACCCAAGACGACATGGTGCTGCGTTTCGGCGCAGCGGAAGTGATCGCGCTGACCGACCGCAACAACAGCGGTCGCATCGACGACGCCGTACTGGCCCGGGCGCTGGACAGCGCCAGCAGCGAAATCGACGGCTACCTGGCCGTGCGCTACCCGCTGCCGTTTGCCACCACGCCGAAGATCCTGACCGGCTATGCGTGCGATATCGCCCGCTACCGGCTGTGCGGCGCCGCCACCCAGACCAGCCTCGACATCCGCGAGCGCTTCCGCGACGCACAGCGTTTCCTCGAACTGGTCGCGGCCGGCACGCTGACGCTGGGCCGCCTGCCGGCCGGCGGGAGCACGCAGCCATGA
- a CDS encoding TraR/DksA C4-type zinc finger protein produces the protein MTDYYDRAQALEARQREAALAAHRAGHAGAGQEHCEDCDGEIPVPRRAAVPGCTRCVACQARHEQRRSRWPMNTTN, from the coding sequence ATGACCGATTACTACGACCGCGCCCAGGCGCTGGAGGCGCGGCAGCGCGAGGCGGCGCTGGCAGCGCATCGCGCAGGCCATGCCGGCGCCGGGCAGGAGCACTGCGAGGACTGTGACGGCGAAATCCCGGTGCCACGCCGTGCCGCCGTGCCGGGCTGCACCCGCTGCGTCGCCTGCCAGGCCCGCCACGAACAACGGAGAAGCCGATGGCCGATGAACACAACGAACTGA
- a CDS encoding tail sheath protein: protein MASPNVSFDSIPSSIRKPGKYFEFNTKLAVRTLPGNLQKVLAIGQRLASGTQPALVPVDVFSDEQAAQLFGRGSAAHLMAHAAITANPYLQLTVIAVDDATAGIAASGTVTLTGPATGAGIVSLYVGAARVDVAASSGDTAAELATALKTALAAKADLPLTATVAAGVLTLTARNKGSFGNDIVVSSAVSAPGVTATVAAMSGGAIDPDLADALAAVVGGGHHILVSPFADGTSLTAIRAHLEFVSGPMEQRGAIGVFGWPGTLATGTTLAGQINSGRITGAWHRGSVRLPAEIAAGYAAVLAFEEDPAR, encoded by the coding sequence ATGGCCAGCCCGAACGTCAGCTTCGACAGCATCCCGTCCAGCATCCGCAAGCCGGGCAAGTATTTCGAGTTCAACACCAAGCTGGCCGTACGTACCCTGCCGGGCAACCTGCAGAAGGTACTGGCCATCGGCCAGCGCCTGGCCAGCGGCACCCAGCCGGCCCTGGTGCCGGTCGACGTGTTCAGTGACGAGCAGGCCGCCCAGTTGTTTGGCCGTGGCTCTGCTGCCCACCTGATGGCGCACGCCGCCATCACTGCCAATCCGTACCTGCAGCTGACCGTGATTGCCGTCGACGATGCCACCGCCGGGATCGCTGCCAGCGGCACGGTCACGCTGACCGGTCCGGCCACCGGCGCCGGGATCGTCAGCCTGTATGTTGGCGCCGCCCGCGTTGATGTTGCGGCCAGCAGCGGCGATACCGCTGCCGAGCTGGCCACGGCCCTGAAAACCGCGCTGGCAGCCAAGGCTGACTTGCCGCTGACGGCGACGGTGGCGGCTGGCGTGCTGACGCTGACTGCCCGCAACAAGGGCAGCTTCGGCAACGACATCGTGGTATCGAGTGCGGTTTCCGCGCCTGGCGTCACGGCCACCGTGGCGGCAATGTCCGGTGGCGCCATTGACCCCGATCTGGCCGACGCTCTGGCGGCTGTGGTCGGCGGTGGCCACCACATCCTGGTCAGCCCGTTTGCCGACGGCACCAGCCTGACTGCAATCCGCGCCCACCTGGAATTTGTCTCCGGCCCGATGGAACAGCGCGGTGCCATTGGCGTGTTCGGCTGGCCCGGCACGCTGGCGACGGGCACCACGCTGGCGGGTCAGATCAACAGCGGCCGCATCACCGGTGCCTGGCACCGTGGCTCGGTGCGCCTGCCGGCTGAAATCGCCGCCGGCTACGCCGCCGTGCTCGCCTTCGAGGAAGACCCGGCCCGC
- a CDS encoding DUF1834 family protein has protein sequence MIVTRTEDAIIERLRRGMGRMVRQIGSYGGELDDELGIAIGNFPAAWVTFGGITKTEPTGTSRQKFKATGQFVVMVGDRNVRCEDAGRRGGAGPNEIGSYSLVYAVRRLLSGQDLGLPIDPLLPARVRTLYNTRGRGDAFSVFACEFQTAWIEEPLPRGHWPSPQTVDDADAVIAQNDGRLEEPPPDWLRTGLNYHLIPDDGIADARDIISTRSKP, from the coding sequence ATGATCGTCACCCGCACTGAGGACGCCATCATTGAGCGGCTGCGTCGTGGTATGGGCCGCATGGTTCGGCAGATCGGCAGCTATGGCGGCGAACTGGATGATGAACTGGGGATCGCCATCGGCAATTTCCCCGCAGCCTGGGTCACATTCGGCGGCATCACGAAAACTGAACCGACCGGCACGTCCCGCCAGAAGTTCAAGGCGACCGGGCAGTTCGTGGTCATGGTCGGCGACCGCAATGTGCGCTGCGAGGACGCAGGCCGCCGTGGTGGTGCGGGCCCGAACGAGATCGGCAGCTACTCGCTGGTCTACGCGGTGCGCCGGCTGCTGTCGGGCCAGGATCTTGGTCTGCCCATCGACCCACTGCTTCCTGCCCGGGTGCGCACGCTCTACAACACCCGCGGCCGCGGCGATGCGTTCTCGGTGTTCGCCTGCGAGTTCCAGACCGCCTGGATCGAGGAGCCGTTACCGCGTGGCCACTGGCCCAGCCCACAGACCGTCGACGACGCTGATGCCGTCATCGCCCAAAACGATGGGCGACTGGAGGAGCCGCCACCGGATTGGCTGCGCACTGGCCTGAACTATCACCTGATCCCGGACGATGGCATTGCCGACGCTCGGGACATCATCTCCACCAGGAGCAAACCATGA
- a CDS encoding gp436 family protein — MYATRDDMVGRFGEGEVISLTDRVRTGAIDDGVLMTALADAGAVIDGYIGGRYTLPLGTPPKILTGYACDIARYLLSGSGRMVTDDCRDRYRDAIRFLEHAAAGRVTLGGMPGGGSAPVGQTVQFEAGTRVFARGAGAF; from the coding sequence ATGTATGCGACCCGTGACGACATGGTGGGCCGGTTCGGTGAGGGCGAGGTGATCTCCCTGACTGACCGTGTCCGGACTGGCGCGATCGACGACGGCGTGCTGATGACAGCCCTGGCTGATGCCGGCGCCGTCATCGACGGCTATATCGGCGGTCGCTACACGCTGCCGCTGGGCACGCCGCCGAAGATCCTGACCGGCTACGCGTGCGACATCGCCCGCTACCTGTTGAGCGGGAGCGGCCGAATGGTGACCGACGATTGTCGTGATCGCTACCGCGATGCCATCCGGTTTCTGGAACACGCGGCCGCCGGCCGGGTCACGCTGGGTGGTATGCCTGGCGGTGGCTCGGCGCCGGTCGGCCAGACCGTCCAGTTCGAGGCTGGCACCCGCGTGTTCGCTCGTGGTGCGGGGGCATTCTGA
- a CDS encoding HI1506-related protein — translation MAAPRKDRRPATPATPATPATDTASAEPATLPPVDQGVPDESGSVQLDAAGAASPALTLAPSEVPPLAAPGDTQSIAIEVTAIRDGFRRAGRVFGRMPTRIDLDELTEAELRMLLDEPALTVAPLAVDAATANWSKTVADSVIRLRDLLLAMRGSGSRER, via the coding sequence ATGGCCGCCCCGCGCAAAGACCGCCGGCCGGCCACCCCGGCCACCCCGGCCACCCCGGCCACCGACACCGCCTCGGCCGAGCCCGCTACGCTCCCGCCTGTTGACCAGGGCGTGCCGGACGAATCCGGCAGCGTTCAGCTCGACGCAGCTGGCGCTGCATCGCCGGCGCTGACTCTCGCGCCGAGCGAGGTACCACCGCTGGCTGCCCCGGGCGACACTCAGTCCATCGCCATCGAGGTGACGGCCATCCGTGACGGTTTCCGCCGCGCCGGTCGTGTGTTCGGCCGCATGCCGACCCGCATTGACCTCGATGAGCTGACCGAGGCCGAGCTGCGCATGCTGCTGGACGAGCCGGCGCTGACCGTCGCCCCGCTGGCCGTCGACGCTGCAACGGCCAACTGGTCGAAAACCGTCGCGGACAGCGTCATCCGTCTGCGCGACCTGCTGCTGGCCATGCGTGGTTCCGGTTCCCGGGAGCGCTGA
- a CDS encoding Mu-like prophage major head subunit gpT family protein, producing MLVNASNLKAIFVNLRTVFNGAFATAPSQWQQVAMLVPSTGRQNDYAWLSRFPRMRRWIGEKAVKALEASKYTVVNDDFEATVEVDRNDIEDDQLGIYKPQAEMAGFSAAQLPDEIVFELVNRGFVEACYDGQYFFDTDHPVAGKSVTNKGTKKLSIASLAAAQASYGAARAAMKSMKDDEGRPLGITPDVLLVPPALEDVANLLMTAERFGNDQNPYKGTAKVVVAPWLISDTAWFLLDTTKPVKPFIYQERKKPAFVEQTDPQADDVFNRKKYKFGAEARVSGGYGFWQMAYGSTGTEA from the coding sequence ATGCTCGTCAATGCCTCCAACCTCAAGGCGATTTTTGTCAACCTGCGGACTGTCTTCAATGGCGCGTTTGCTACTGCGCCGAGCCAATGGCAGCAGGTGGCCATGCTGGTGCCGTCGACCGGCAGGCAGAACGACTACGCCTGGCTGAGCCGGTTCCCGCGCATGCGCCGCTGGATCGGTGAAAAAGCAGTCAAGGCGCTGGAAGCCTCGAAGTACACCGTCGTCAACGACGACTTCGAGGCGACCGTCGAAGTCGACCGCAACGACATCGAGGACGACCAGCTCGGCATCTACAAGCCGCAGGCCGAGATGGCCGGATTCTCCGCCGCTCAACTGCCCGACGAAATCGTGTTCGAGCTGGTGAATCGCGGCTTCGTGGAAGCCTGCTACGACGGTCAGTACTTCTTCGACACCGACCATCCGGTCGCTGGCAAATCGGTCACCAACAAGGGCACCAAAAAGCTGTCGATTGCCAGCCTGGCCGCCGCCCAAGCCAGCTACGGCGCCGCTCGCGCGGCCATGAAGTCGATGAAGGATGATGAAGGTCGTCCGCTCGGCATCACGCCGGACGTGCTGCTGGTGCCGCCGGCACTGGAAGACGTCGCCAATCTGCTGATGACGGCAGAGAGATTCGGCAATGACCAGAACCCGTATAAGGGTACGGCCAAGGTGGTGGTTGCGCCGTGGCTGATCTCGGATACCGCCTGGTTTCTGCTCGACACGACCAAGCCGGTCAAACCGTTCATCTACCAGGAGCGCAAAAAACCTGCGTTCGTCGAGCAGACCGACCCGCAGGCCGACGATGTGTTCAACCGCAAGAAGTACAAGTTCGGCGCGGAAGCGCGCGTCTCCGGCGGCTACGGCTTCTGGCAGATGGCCTACGGCTCGACCGGGACGGAGGCGTAA
- a CDS encoding phage protease — MTRTLRVMPHLPPQIAALSVEITPGQKAVKILPAGEFRARDGRPADCPHWVLDSVNAALLVAQAAARQTRYAFDYEHQTLRAADNGQPAPSAGWFSTLEWREGDGLYATDVEWTARAAAMIDAHEYLYISPLFVYTPDGRVQELINVALTNNPALDELPELSLAALSRLLSPVSHEKKEPTVDLNALLTLLGLPPGTSEEQAKAKLAELSTQAGKASELETRVAALSATQVDPAKHVPVDVAQALQQQIADLTAQVNGRELDELVTAALSDGRLLPAQEKWARDLGASNVAALRGYIETATPIAALSSTQTGGRQPVIETATELTGDALAICSMFGNDPVAIKAAMGGEQ, encoded by the coding sequence ATGACCCGCACACTGCGGGTCATGCCACATCTGCCCCCCCAAATCGCCGCCCTGTCGGTCGAAATCACCCCCGGCCAAAAGGCGGTCAAGATCCTGCCGGCCGGCGAATTCCGCGCCCGTGACGGCCGCCCGGCCGACTGCCCGCATTGGGTGCTGGACAGCGTCAACGCGGCGCTGCTGGTTGCCCAGGCCGCCGCCCGTCAGACCCGCTACGCATTCGACTACGAGCACCAAACGCTGCGCGCAGCCGATAACGGTCAGCCGGCCCCGTCGGCAGGTTGGTTCTCCACGCTCGAATGGCGTGAGGGTGACGGCCTGTATGCCACCGACGTCGAATGGACCGCGCGTGCGGCAGCCATGATCGACGCCCACGAATACCTCTACATCTCCCCGCTGTTTGTCTACACGCCCGACGGGCGTGTGCAGGAACTCATCAACGTCGCGCTGACCAACAACCCCGCACTCGACGAGTTGCCGGAATTGTCCCTGGCGGCCTTATCGCGCCTGCTTTCCCCCGTGTCACATGAAAAAAAGGAACCCACCGTGGATCTCAACGCACTGCTCACCCTGCTCGGTCTGCCGCCGGGGACGAGCGAAGAACAGGCTAAGGCCAAGCTGGCCGAGCTGAGTACCCAAGCCGGCAAGGCCAGTGAGCTGGAAACCCGTGTGGCGGCACTGTCGGCCACCCAGGTCGATCCGGCCAAACATGTGCCGGTCGATGTTGCTCAAGCGCTGCAACAGCAGATTGCCGATCTGACCGCCCAGGTCAACGGCCGCGAACTGGACGAACTGGTGACGGCCGCGCTGTCCGACGGCCGTCTGCTGCCCGCCCAGGAAAAATGGGCGCGCGATCTGGGGGCATCCAATGTTGCGGCATTGCGTGGCTACATCGAGACCGCCACGCCGATTGCTGCATTGTCCTCGACGCAGACCGGCGGTCGTCAGCCGGTCATCGAGACCGCCACGGAACTGACCGGCGATGCGCTGGCCATCTGCTCGATGTTCGGCAATGACCCTGTGGCCATCAAAGCCGCGATGGGGGGCGAGCAATGA
- a CDS encoding phage virion morphogenesis protein: MIEIEIDDRLTAAALERLVKAAKNPAPLMRGIAAVLMDAVEENFAQQGRPKWQGLKPGGRQGQILQDTGRLASSISPSSDATSAMVGTNVKYAAIHQFGGQTRPHVIRPRNKRALAFGGRVVRSVNHPGSNIPARPFLMLTDGDEDEIEATAADYLRRVIDG; the protein is encoded by the coding sequence ATGATTGAAATCGAGATCGACGACCGACTGACTGCGGCTGCGCTGGAGCGCCTGGTCAAGGCAGCTAAAAATCCCGCCCCGCTGATGCGGGGTATCGCCGCCGTCCTGATGGACGCCGTCGAGGAGAATTTTGCACAGCAGGGCCGGCCTAAATGGCAGGGGCTGAAACCCGGCGGCCGCCAGGGGCAGATCCTGCAGGACACCGGTCGGCTGGCCAGCAGCATTTCCCCGTCGAGCGATGCCACCAGTGCGATGGTCGGCACCAATGTCAAATACGCAGCCATCCACCAATTCGGTGGCCAGACCCGCCCGCATGTGATCCGCCCCCGGAACAAACGCGCCCTGGCGTTTGGTGGCCGCGTGGTCAGGTCGGTCAATCACCCCGGCAGCAATATTCCGGCCCGGCCATTCCTGATGCTGACCGATGGGGACGAGGACGAGATCGAGGCGACGGCGGCGGACTACCTGCGGCGAGTCATCGACGGCTGA
- a CDS encoding phage head morphogenesis protein, with protein MPRTDVDLSYAIGLPPAEAIKYFEQKGYAIGFRWQDVWAEAHARAFTVAGVTKLDILTDIRNGLTDALRNGGTLSDFQRQLQPMLEARGWWGRGRVVDQATGEVAGKRLNSRRLETIFRQNMQSAYMAGRYQEQLAGADLRPYGEYVAVLDGRTRPAHRTLHGRVFRLDDPFWRTFYPPNGWRCRCRVRTRSQRDIDRLDLPVSSSEGRLETVDQPIGRDGETRPAVAFRGPDGKRFTTDAGFGYNPGRAAYQPELDGYPADVARQYVRGTLTGPDFARSYRTLESRVAERVASGQTLAQMRDGLVVGQRWPVAVLSDEYRKLLQVETQTVWLSDDTLVKQAVSREGQDIGLDDYWRVQGVIERAQLIVRQGELNLVFVRRAGRIYHAVVKATASGRALFLTSFRESNARAVSAAMRRGEVVRNAWE; from the coding sequence ATGCCCAGGACTGACGTCGACCTGTCCTACGCCATCGGCCTGCCGCCAGCCGAGGCAATCAAATACTTTGAGCAGAAAGGGTACGCCATCGGGTTCCGTTGGCAGGACGTCTGGGCCGAGGCGCATGCGCGGGCATTTACCGTTGCCGGCGTCACCAAACTCGACATCCTGACCGACATCCGCAACGGGCTAACCGATGCGCTGCGAAACGGCGGCACGCTGAGCGATTTCCAGCGGCAACTGCAGCCGATGCTGGAGGCACGCGGCTGGTGGGGGCGTGGCCGGGTTGTCGACCAGGCCACAGGTGAGGTTGCGGGCAAACGGCTGAACAGCCGGCGCCTGGAAACGATTTTCAGGCAGAACATGCAGTCGGCCTATATGGCCGGACGCTACCAGGAACAGTTGGCGGGCGCCGACCTGCGCCCGTATGGGGAATACGTGGCGGTCCTGGACGGCCGCACCCGGCCGGCACACCGCACACTGCACGGCCGTGTGTTCCGGCTCGACGATCCGTTCTGGCGCACGTTCTACCCACCGAACGGCTGGCGCTGCCGCTGCCGCGTGCGAACCCGCAGCCAGCGTGACATTGACCGTCTCGATCTGCCCGTGTCATCAAGTGAGGGGCGGCTGGAAACGGTCGACCAGCCGATAGGCCGCGATGGCGAAACACGGCCGGCGGTGGCATTCCGAGGGCCGGATGGCAAACGGTTCACGACCGATGCCGGGTTCGGCTACAACCCCGGCCGCGCTGCCTACCAGCCGGAACTGGACGGCTACCCCGCCGACGTGGCCAGGCAATATGTGCGTGGCACGCTGACCGGCCCGGACTTTGCCCGCAGCTATCGGACACTGGAATCCCGGGTCGCCGAGCGCGTGGCCAGCGGTCAGACGCTGGCGCAGATGCGCGATGGACTGGTGGTCGGCCAGCGCTGGCCGGTGGCGGTGCTGTCGGATGAGTATCGAAAGCTGCTCCAGGTCGAGACGCAGACGGTGTGGCTATCGGATGACACGCTGGTCAAACAGGCTGTCAGCCGTGAGGGTCAGGATATCGGCCTGGATGACTACTGGCGGGTACAGGGCGTAATCGAGCGGGCGCAACTGATTGTGCGCCAGGGCGAACTGAATCTGGTGTTTGTTCGTCGGGCCGGCCGTATTTACCACGCGGTGGTCAAGGCGACAGCCAGCGGCCGGGCGTTGTTCCTGACGTCGTTCCGGGAGAGCAATGCACGTGCAGTATCAGCGGCAATGCGTCGCGGCGAGGTGGTGCGGAATGCATGGGAATAG
- a CDS encoding DUF935 domain-containing protein: protein MVQILDQYGNPIQREVLNEPQTSRLGWVTHEFADHPSRGLTPQRLHRILEDAERGDIAAQHDLFVDMEEKDAHIFAEMSKRKRALLTLDWSIEPPRDATPAERKQTAQLQEQLRDIADLDDVFLDALDAIGHGFSALEIEWQRLGSDWLPRSLTHRPQRWFQTAQTDGNALRLRDGTADGAEPWQFGWVIHRHRAKSGYLTRAGLHRVLAWPYLFKNYSVRDLAEFLEIYGLPLRVGKYPAGATDDEKATLLRAVAGIGHNAAGIIPEGMLIEFQNAAQGSHEPFQAMSDWCERSQSKAILGGTLTSQADGKSSTNALGTIHNEVRHDLLVSDAGQLSGTLTRDLLYPMAVLNGGQVDPRRMPRLVFDTREPEDLKLYSEALPPLVALGVPVPVSWVNDKLAIPAPKNGEPVLVAPRPDMALPPELRPKPAQAALSYRHVALNDQGEVIYPDQAALDAASVPDALNAGLDALMAPAILAIRDGATPDDAIAALAAAYPDMDDTAISEILARAIFVADVWGRVNAQD from the coding sequence ATGGTGCAAATCCTCGACCAGTACGGCAACCCCATCCAGCGCGAGGTACTCAACGAACCGCAAACGTCGCGGTTAGGCTGGGTTACGCACGAATTCGCCGACCATCCATCTCGCGGTCTGACGCCACAACGCCTGCATCGCATCCTGGAGGATGCCGAGCGCGGTGATATTGCCGCTCAGCATGACCTGTTCGTCGATATGGAAGAGAAAGATGCCCACATTTTTGCGGAAATGTCGAAGCGCAAGCGCGCGCTGCTGACGCTGGACTGGAGTATTGAGCCGCCGCGTGATGCAACACCCGCCGAAAGAAAACAAACCGCCCAACTGCAGGAACAGCTGCGCGACATTGCCGACCTGGACGACGTTTTTCTCGACGCCCTGGACGCCATTGGCCACGGATTTTCTGCGCTCGAAATTGAATGGCAGCGCCTGGGTAGTGACTGGCTCCCGCGCAGCCTGACCCACCGACCGCAGCGCTGGTTTCAGACCGCACAGACTGACGGCAATGCGCTGCGGTTGCGCGATGGCACGGCCGACGGCGCCGAGCCGTGGCAATTCGGCTGGGTCATCCATCGCCACCGCGCTAAATCCGGCTATTTGACACGCGCCGGTCTGCATCGTGTGTTGGCATGGCCGTATCTGTTCAAGAACTACAGCGTCAGAGACTTGGCCGAGTTTCTGGAAATCTATGGGCTGCCGTTACGAGTCGGCAAATACCCGGCCGGCGCCACCGATGACGAGAAAGCGACGCTGCTGCGCGCTGTCGCCGGCATCGGCCACAACGCGGCCGGCATCATTCCCGAGGGCATGCTGATCGAATTCCAGAATGCCGCACAGGGTAGCCACGAGCCATTTCAGGCCATGTCCGACTGGTGCGAACGCAGCCAATCTAAAGCGATTCTCGGCGGCACATTGACCAGTCAGGCGGACGGCAAATCCTCGACCAATGCGCTCGGTACCATCCATAACGAGGTGCGGCACGACCTGCTGGTTAGCGACGCCGGGCAGCTATCCGGCACGCTGACGCGTGACCTGTTGTACCCGATGGCGGTACTTAACGGGGGCCAGGTCGACCCGCGCCGCATGCCGCGCCTGGTGTTCGATACGCGCGAGCCGGAAGATCTTAAATTGTACAGCGAGGCGCTGCCGCCCCTGGTTGCGCTGGGTGTGCCGGTGCCGGTCAGTTGGGTGAATGACAAGCTCGCGATCCCGGCGCCGAAAAATGGTGAGCCCGTCCTGGTCGCCCCACGCCCGGACATGGCACTGCCCCCCGAGTTGCGTCCGAAACCGGCTCAGGCAGCGCTGTCCTATCGCCACGTCGCCCTGAATGACCAGGGCGAGGTGATCTATCCCGATCAGGCCGCACTGGATGCCGCATCGGTGCCTGACGCATTGAATGCTGGACTGGATGCGCTGATGGCCCCGGCCATCCTGGCGATCCGGGATGGTGCGACGCCGGACGATGCCATTGCAGCGCTGGCTGCAGCCTATCCCGACATGGACGATACGGCCATCAGCGAGATCCTGGCTCGCGCGATCTTTGTCGCTGATGTATGGGGCCGGGTGAATGCCCAGGACTGA